The following nucleotide sequence is from Fusarium graminearum PH-1 chromosome 1, whole genome shotgun sequence.
TCTTGTTCACGACTACaaactctcttctcatctaCACGTCCGACATCGGCATCGctttcaccatcatcatgaaagGGCAAACAGTCGACCAGCTCGTCTACGAGTGCATGTTTCCTCGTCCCAAGAGCAACGATCCACAAAACTTCCACATGCTCCTACAGCGTAACTTAATTCCAGAGGTTCGTCAGGAAACACACGCCTTTTACGGCCACCTCGACACCCAGGAAGCGAAATACCCTGGTCTCGACTACACCCACAAAACTCATCGTATTCGTCTTTCtcgttggccatggcacCGACGCCTCTTTCGCGCATTCGACAACATTCAACTTACTGCCTCCGAAATCGCGGGCTTGACCAAGTGGGAGGGAACAAAATGGGCCAAGGAAAAGTACGAGAAGGAGCAGGGCTACGTTATTCATGACACCACCGCCGATGGCTTCCCCGACTGGACCGATATCCAACATTTACCTCGCGCCTCCCGCAGCCATTCCGCCGAGGTTGGCTACATGGggcttgatgatctggacaACGACATGGAAGTCGAGAGTGAGGACGAGCTGGACAGCGTGGGTGTTGAATTAAACGAGCGTCTCAGAGACGGAGTTGCAAGACGCGAGGCTGGTGATACTTCAGCCGTCCTCGACGAGGAATGGGAACAGTGGctcaagaacgccatcgAATCAGGCGAAATCAGGTTTCTGAACGACCATGTCTTCCACGCGAGTGACACAGTTCCTGCTGCGCTCTTCCCCCCAGGCTTGCTCAGCACAGCGCGAGCCGGCCAATGGGACGAGATCCCAGAGTCTCTTCACCGCATACTCCGCCGCACTCTACAATCCGAGGACCCTAACCGCCCCCAACAAATACCGGCGAGCACACGTTCTCAAACTTCCGTACCTATACTGCACAACCGATACTCGATGGATACCCGCCAGTGGAGCAGCTCATGGACCCGCCGCACCTTTTCAGATCTCCGTCTGCCGGTCGGCGATTCTGGTCCAGGGCGCACAGAAACCTCGAATGCTTGAACTTGAAACTGACGGGGACGACAAATAAAAGCATTTTATTCTGCAAGAAATTATACCCTTTTTTTGCTTCACCTTTTACTAGGAACATTTTCGACGGAACCATTGAGCACGCCTCATCACACGACGGAGCACGGAACCCGCAGCCTCACTACGCACGATCACTGTTTCATCCATGTCTCTCGAGAAGTACCAGGGTACTAGGCTACGGCCAGTGACGAACGACCACGTGAAGCGTAAAATACGACATTTGTTTTATTgtatttcttttttgtttcaacaTCCACAGCGTGGACGGTGTTAAAGGCGTCATGGGTTTTCATGACACACGCAAGTAACGGACAAGGTAAATATCTGGTTGAATTTGCGGGACACGAATTGTTGGGCAAGGCATAGTTGATAGACTGTCTGTAGATCAGAGCGTTTCTGTTTTGGTCTGACTCATCCTTATCAATATTGGATAAAGCAAGTAGGGATAGAGGTGTCTTTTCATGGGTACTTTTGCCTGGGTGTTTGTGCTGGCCACAATTTCAACTATACAGGCTTTTGTTTATAGATAGCCAGCAATTGATGCCTGCTTTTTGAAGTATGCGAGTGTGCTATTGTGGCGTGGCATGACATTGGTCTTTGAGAAAGCAAGGGAAGGGGATGCATTGACAAGTCATCGTTGGCAACCACCACGTATTATGCGTACACGTTGACTACTGGAGCCTGGTTCCGAGAGTGACCTGATGATAAGACATGATAAAGAATTTACAAttccaacatcatcaaataCCAACACATAAATGTTCAGCCAAACCGATGGTGAATACACTCAACAcacaccatcaccatcaccaaacccAACATCTCATACCTCACCACCACTCCCTTCCCAACCAAGACCTATCACAGCACCCCACATGCGGCTCAACCCATCATGTGACATCCCGCAAAGCGGACCATTAAACAAGTGAATTCTACAAATAACCTTAATCAAAATGGAGAACGACACAGAAGATGTCGTGGGatgcaaaaaaagaagggccTGACCGGGGATTGAACCCGGGACCTCTCGCAAACTTTAGTCCTCATACAGAGAACTGAGATGTCACTCCCGAAGCAAGAATCATACCGCTAGACCATCAGGCCAGGAATTTAGATCCTAGTTATTGTTAGTTCGGGTTGTGAAATTTAGATATATATAGGGTattgacaacaaagaaaggGAGGGAGTTTCTTGGATGGCTTGAGACTGTTGACATACATCGAGGCTTTATTTAATTGCCATGGATGCCTGGGCATGATCTTTATCTGATTTGCTCGGGGGTGCCTGAACGACTTGGTCTGATGGTTGTACGGATTGGCTGAACAACATTAGGCAGTAAGCTCTAACTAAACATTTTGTAGCTTGCCGAGGCAACACTTTGACAACATTAATTCGTCCATCACTCTCGTTCACGCTTGCAGCACAGTTGTAAGAAGCATGGTATTCATCAAATAGCTATCAACATCCAGAACGCCTCGCTTTACATCATGCCGATTCGCTTGTCGACCCATGCATACCACTAAAAATACAAACCAACAGCTACCTCACAGCACTTGCTGGAGCACCTGTCGCACCTgaagcaccaccaacactTCCACCACCTAGACCACTTTCTGCAACAACTCCTGCAGATCTTCGAAGTGTAATTCGAATCCGATTCCCCGCTTTTAGTTTTTTGACTGGATGAGATCTCTATTTCTCAGGCTCCAGGTGAGACCACTCGGGAATGGCTTTGATCTGCTGCCACATAAACTTTTCAAGCTTGTTGGCCGACTTTGCATACGGTGTACTCTCGTTATTGTACTTTCGGCAGTTGTCGAACACCAATTTGGCATCTCTGATAAAATCCTCAGGCGTAAGGTACTGGTCTGCCTCGAGCTTGCTCTCCATAGTACTCAAATCCATGGGTTCCTTGATCACATCGTAATAATCAGCCACGTCATCACGGTTGACGGGCACCAAGAATGGCCAGGCTGAGTTGTGGTTCTGAAGGTCGTTcaacagatgaagaagctggttGTAGTTGGGCCCGTGGCGGGGTTGGCGGGCCAGTTCGTCCATATCAGGTGACCATCCTGATGCTCGAATAGCTGGAATGTCAAGAGGGTTGATTTCTGTAATTCCGTTCTTCCATTCCTTCGGAGGAGCATGGATGTTGTGGGATTTGGAGTACGCCCGGATCTTTGCTTGGACACATTCTTTCTGCTTAAGGAGCATGCGACCCATCTCGAGATAGCGAATCCGTGGCAACATAGAGCACTGCATAATGGTACCACCTTCGTAATCCTTGATGTAACCCATCCAgaccttcttgtcaagggtaATCTCTTTGGTGAAGccctgcttcttgaagtaGCCAATCGCATAGTTATCGGCATACGTCAAGAAATGCATCACGTCGCTTGTCGCCTTGACATAGTCCTTCAAGTGGGACATGAGATGGGCACCGTATCCCTTGACTTGCTGGTCAGAGCTAATGGCACAGAAGACAATCTCGGCGAAACGGCGTCCTTTAAACGGGCGATATGTGATTCCCCCAACAACTTCGAGGGGCTTTTTGACGATGGCAATGGACAAGTGAGTTCGGTCGTAGACAAGTCGCGCGATATAGTCCTTTGGCATTTTCGGGAGTTGTTTTTGAAAGATACATTTGAGGCCGGTCAGGATGATGAGTGCTTCGCGTTCATTATCGTTGTTGACGACTCGAAACTCGATTTCACCATTGCGCTCTTCGATAACAGCAGGCTGGGTTATGGTCAGTATACATGCGCAAACCTAAAACTTTGGagtcttgaccttttcagGGAATGGGATTCGTTTAATATCTGGTTTCTTTTCTGGTGGCTCGGCGGAATCATCTTGCTTAATGCGCTTCGATGGTGTAGGAGATGAAGGCTCCTCTTCGGCTTTGCGCTTGCCGTCTGTTTGGCCGTATGTTAGTAATTTGACTCTTGTCGCGGTCGCATAGTGTGTAGGACTTACTTTCGTCTGACATGATTGGTGCGGGCTCAACCCAGGTTGTTGGGACTTGATATTAttcaaggagaagttggATATGATGGGATGCAGCATCATGATAGCGGAGTGAAGCGCGTCGAGATCGTCCGTGCGCTGCTTATGTCATTCAATGTGGGTTCTAAGCTGAGGGAAGGAGGGACAGGGGCAGCCGCACGCACTAGACCTAATTAGTCTATGGCCACGATGCGCCATCGTAAGCTCATGAAGCTTCCCCAGAGCATCTTCTGTCTACAGCACAGAAGCTACATAAAGTTGACAGCTTGCAAGCAATTCTTCCCCGCGTTACACTCAATTCTTGCTGCAAAACTCCAGACCAGCACCAACTACCAAAACTCACCTCTTTTCCAACAAAGCCTATGGATTCTTCGCTGCATGAGGTCTGgcaagctgctgctggcaGTCCCTTCTTCCCTACCGTGGACAAGGACACTCAGTTCACGCTCGCTTTTGCCTTGCTCCTCGTTGGTTTCTTCCTCACTGGCGTCTTTGCTCTCAGTATGTGCCATTCGTTTTTCGTCAATTTCTGCCTGCTGATTTCTTTTTAGACCGCACTTTGATTAACGTCCCCCTACTGGGCATTCCGGCTTCTCTCACACTTGCGTATGTTTCCTCCAACATCAATTGTCGCCTCGAAATACTGACTTCAGCAGGTTCGGAGTCGTCTATATGTTCTGTGCGGTCGGAGTCTACATCTAAGATACCCAAAAGTTCTCGTTTCGGTCGATTTCGTGTAAAATAGTTGGAGCAATCAAGAGAAGACGCTACTTGGCGCGCCAATTGCCTTTCTGCCAGTTTTTGAACCTTTCATTCACGCACCTTTCCCAAACAACCACATCCGCAACTTCGATATGTCTACAGAAGCCCAACCCATCTTCCGCGCGGTTGCGACTTCTACCAGGCCGCTGTATCAACTTTTAAGATGCATAAACTTTGCACCCAGAGTTCATGTCCAAATTACAGAGGAAGGTATTCGTTTTGCTTCTGACCATGCGCGAGTGATGCAGGGTGAGTTTGCTGATGATATCAGGGTGACCAAAACTGATAGCCAGTAGGCGTTGCGTTTCTCGATAAATCCCTCTTTTCGTCATATACCGTCAATTTACCTTCCCaggatggtgatgacgcGCCTGAGCTTCCTAATTTCCAACTTTCCTTGTCATCAGTCCTTGAAGTGCTACAGATCTTTGGGGCTGTGGATGTAGCCACTCGCGCTCACAAAGCAGAACAAGACCCTTATCGCAGCAATCTCCGGAACTACCGCCCAGATGCTTTCAGCAACCAAACCCTCGGCATTTCTGGTACTTGCACTCTTCTGTAcgctgaagaaggagaccCATTCAAGATCACTATCGAAGAATCTGGCGTGAAGACGActgcatctttgacaacCTATTTGCCCGAAATACCCGATGACATTCCTTTCGACCGCACTGATCTCACCTTTAAAATCATTATGCAATCTCGAACATTGCTGGATTCGCTCGCCGAAATTTCTCCAACAGCTCctttgaagttgacaatCACAGCCACCAAAGCCTCGCCTTTCTTATCGCTCGCTGGTGCAGGAGATCTGGGGAGCTCAGGGGTAGATTTTGCACGTGGCAGGGACCTTCTCGAGACTTTTACCATCCAAGATCGTTGGTCGCAGGCCTACAAATTTGACTTTATCAAGAATTCAACAGAAGCGATGCGAatcgccaacaaggtcaGCTTACGAGGAGACTCACAGGGAGTTTTGAGCCTGCAGTTCATGGTGGATATCGAGGGTGGCAAGCGAAGCTTTCTTGACTTTCGGTTCGTGCCTTTCCTCCaggaagatggcgaggatgatgacaCAGATGGTGCTGAGTAGAATATCGTGGATTATTGACCACAAAACTACAGTAATCTAGTAATGAACGGCCCTTGTTTAACCTCTGCGTGTCTTTCATACTTTCCAGATCAGTAGTTAACTGGTCTTGGCAAGCTTAGATGCTGATTTCTTAGTGAAATCCTGTCGTAGACTGTTCTGGTCCGGTTCTCCCTTGATCTACTAACGGAATGCAAATCCTTAGAATCTGGAACACCCTACATAGAAGCCATCGCGATCGGAATGGTGGGCCCAGCCTTTTCGCATCACTGCATCCAGCAGTAAGTCGAGCCAACTGAACAGATTGAAAAGGGGCCTGTTCCCGCCTGTTATTATTTGATCATATCCTCCAGACATTAAATTTTTTAATAATCCGCACGACCTGCTGAGTAGAGTGACTGTcaattcttcatcatgaatCAATTTCGAGAGATCAATATTACTAtttcaccaagaacaaacacGACTGGCACTGTTGttacaaagaaaaacaaaaagtctGCCTGGTCTGGCTGTATCTTTAGTCCTATCAAAACATGGGCAACAAACATGTTTGGAAACAAGCCTGTATATATCGACATGGACGACGAGTCGGAACCATTGCTTGACGAGAGGAGAAGACCGAGAACTACACAAACAGTATCGAGTTTTGTGCGCAGAGCCGCATCCCGAACGATTAGGAAATACAGCCGTCTTCCATGAAGCACACTCAAAGAATTTGGACGATCGGCTTCTTCGACAGCGAAATCGATGAACGGGAAGATATAGGAGGGAATGAAGCACAGGGCAGGTCTGTTTGATGCTACGAAGCGAATTGTGTGGGTTTGGTCATGACATGAATTACGAACAAGAGTACATAAAGGAAGTCCCAGCAAATGATGGAGTTATGGTACAGATGTCCCCTTTTTTACATGCATGGAAAATATTTCGATTTACGCATGTTTATTAGATATTTTGGGTTGACGATCAATGTCTAAGCGAAGAGGCGTTTCTGTTACTGTTTTAATTGATGTGAgcctttggctttttgtGACGTCGGTTTCATCTACCAACCTCCTATGAATAGAGACTGGAAAAGCAGATACTTGCTAGAGACAACATATTCTGCAACACTTGGATAGCTTCCATGTTTGAATGAAACAACATCGGCAATTTTCTCAGCGTAATATGTAGAGAATTCTCCTGCAAACGCTTTCTATTCAGTAAAACAGATGAAATTTGCTGCGTTTAGCTAAAGGCACTCCCTCCTGCAGACCAAATTTCCATGGGACAAAAGACTTCCTATGGGAAGCTATCTACACGAGTAGAACTATCAGGTTCTTTACTTCATTGACGCATTTAATGGTTTAAAAGATTCACCTAAAAAAAGCCTGGAAGGTTTTGTCAACCATGAATATCGAGTGTTTTATGTACGAGTGCCTCGCCCTCATTGAGTGTGAAGGATCAATACAACAGATGTAACTTGACAGCTTGGCTAGCTAAGGCCGTGGTAAGCCAGCATTCGAGCCAGATGCGGGAAATGTTTCTCCTTTAGCTACCAatgatcttctttctcgtctGCCTCATGATTGATAAGGAGTACTATTGTAAGTCGCGGCATTCATATCGTGTTAGGCTCGTAAAACATTATGAGGGCCCAAAGGGGAACTCAAGATGAATGCCTACTTCGGCCATAATACACTGGCGTAAGCGGCAGAGTTGAGTCTTCTGGCTTCCCTCGAGTTACTCATTAGATCTAGAGGCAGATCGGAGTCTAGTCTAGATCGGCCGATGAATTAAGCTCAAGTGACAGGTCGGACACAATACTAAAGTAATTTCCAGCAGGTACTACAAACAGTGGTTATCTCCGAGGTGAGACCCTAGGCTGCATATGAATATCTGCATCGCAGCCTCCGGACATCGGAACTCTGCATTATGGCCTCAAGAGCGAGCCCTGAGCCGAGTGTATATATAGGCGCTTGTAAATGGATGCATGTCTTGGCAATGGACTATATTTGCAAGCCTttgcattgttgatgattggatggagatggggaaGAGAATCTCCCGTGTACACTGACAAATCCTCAGGCGGTGGGTGATGCGGCTTCTTGCATATATAGTAAAGAATTGGCCATATGATCGCCTTAAGATGAAACAGGTTCTGTTGGGATAGCGGTAAGGATCAATGATGGTAATACCTCTTGTCCGATAAATATGCAGAAATAGAGCAAGATTTGACGGTGTTGACTGACGGCTGGACGGGCATGAGCGAGTGGCGCATATGTATCAAGGCAGGTACGTAGATAGGTAGTGGGAGTCGTTCCTGCCTACAATTCAAAGTCTATTCTTTCCTCCTGCATACCAAGGTACCAAGGCGCCAAGGCATCAACGGGTACTAACACCAACATGTAGAGGCATCTCATGTCATACGAGCCTTTCTGTCGGGTTCATTTGACCCAATTACTGGGCCATGAATTGAATCGAGAACCAGCTCTTGCTATTCagtggttgatgagttgttgCACAAACTGGATACGATGACCGGGCCTCGACATTTGATATAAGACATCTTGTTTCTTGCAGGCCTGAATCGAGAGCCCCGAATAGCCTCAGCCACATTCAATCAATAACCAATCAGCACATTGCCTATTGACGGAAGTTGGCTTGCTTTCAGCATGTCACTCCACAACACtacagtcatgatggattcaAGGACCCAAAGGACCATCATACGAGTTCCTAAGGAATGATTTCCCCGAGTTCGTCCCACCGTCTTCGTTATTGAATATATATCACTGAGACAATACCCCAATGTTTTACTGTTTACTTGTTTGCAGGATAAAAACGCTTCTTGATTCCGCATTCGGGTCCGTTGAACTTTGGGTCCATCTAACAAAGCCTCTAATCCGGCCATCAGGAATGACAGTGTTTCCACCCCAAAGAGAGCATATACTTGACGCATTTCCTCGATAAACTCTCTTTTTCAACACAACGCACTTTACTTTGTTTTTCGTTATATTATTCAAGAGTTATGTGAAACGGTTTCTCGAATTCTTTTCGTTTTATTTGTTGCATCGCCATTGCTAGGCCTTCTGCTGGCCAGTCAAAATGCCTGGCTTAATACGGCGACTTATAACTCCTCAACGGTCACAACAAAAGACTCGACAGCAGCCGCAACAAAATCAGAATCATAATCAGAATCGCAATGGCGGCGATCTTAGTGACTCATGCGAGGACTTGAGTTCTTGCTGTGCCAAGAAGTCTACACAAAGGAGGACCAACACCACAAAGTCACGTCTTCCTGTGCCAAAGAAAAGCTCGGCCATACCAACTCCAGTTACTATTCAAAGAGTGCCCGAGATCCATCGTGTTGCTAATCCAGTCCCTGTCCCTGCTCTGCCAACTCCTCGATTAAGAGCTCCATCCGTCAGCTCTTCTCGCTTTGAAGGACGAAATGCAGCCCTTGAGGCCCTCACAGGCAGTGATGCCATCAACAGAGGGCCGGCATATGTTCTTTGTCCGGTTGAGCACGGGCAATCCCACCCACATTCCTACCACCACTCCCATTCCTCCCAATCTTCGCAGTACCTGCGCCCCCCTCGTTCTAGGAATGGCAACTATGGTTCTGTCAATGACAGTAGCTCACAGCATGAGAGGGTCTCGCCTGAGGCTTCGGTTCTTTCTTTGTCGGACTATGGCGCTGACGTTTACGAGGCCGAGCCAACCAGCTGGCAGCCTGACCAGCCTGTGTACGACGGTCAAAGCCTTGGCTCGTCATCAGACAGCGTTGACCGTCTATTTCGTGAGACCGATGAGGCATTCAAAGCATTAGGCTCTGCACTTAGAGAGACGCAGCGTGCATCGCAGTTGTCAAATCTACCTCCgccaccatcaccacctggAATACCTACACAGCACAAACATTCCAAATCCATGCCTCTACCAGCAGGCTTTCAAAAGCATTCGAGATGGAAAGGCGAGGAATCGTCCTCCATTTCCTCCCACCGGTCATCCCCAGACAGGCGAGTATCGGTGGTCAAGAAACctcaaagaaagaagcagagTTTTGTTGGACAATCTTTTTCCAAGGCAGCGACCCTCACTCCACGATGGACCTTGTCAGAGAATATGACGGATATTCTAACGGGTCAGCGTTTCAGGCGCATCGAGGCTGATGAGATGCTGACACCCGATCGCATCGAGGCGCTGCGAAGGAAACGAGAAGCGGCGCAACAACTAGACGACGAACGTGCCGAGGAGCGTGCCAGAGAGCGACACTCAATCGATTCGATCCGGAGTGACGCTTCAGACAACTCCGAGACAGATGTCGAGCCATTTCATCTCGACGAATTGGCATCCCGAATAAGAGCGAGACAGGCTGCAGAAACCACGGCTGTTCTGGTCGACCCAACACTCGTGACCCCCGAGCTGACACCTGATCTGGATTTATTCCCTCTAGATATCTTGGAAAACAAGCCTGTGGTGGAAGACAGCGAATCTATTCGAAGTGTCCAAGATAAGAGCGACGCTTCGCCAGACACCTCGCCTCGACTTCCAGTCAAAAACGCGGCGCGAGCCGGCACAGAAACTATTGACTTACTGCCATCAATACCGGAGGTTTTGGGAGATGTTGCAGCCAAGTTGCAACCCAAGTCGCCGAGTGATGAACCAGCCGCTGACCCTCCTAAGCCAGCCATTGAGGAGACAGACGAATACTATTACTTGAAGAGCACACCTTATACACTCACAAAACCCTCTTTCCGTCATGGACCCATCACCTTGGCCAAGGCTGAAGTGGAAAAAGGAATAAAAAAGATGGACGATACACTGGACTGGACAGCATTCCAGATGGCGATTTTAGGAGGAGCCGGAGATTTATTCCAAGACATGTCCGTCGACGAGGACACTAAACAGGTGGAAGAAATCACGTCATGGTTCGACACATTTGGTTTCGAGACATATGGGGTGCTGGTACCTGGAGACGTGCCTGAGCCCAAGCCAGAAGCTGAGCCAGCCCATGTGCATGCACAAGCGACACCATCGCTACGGTCATCATCCCATAGCACTTTCTCGTCAACGCCTTCCACCATCGACACAGAAGTTGACCTTCCGATCCCGGTGGGTGCTGAGTTTCCCTCCGGGTTCTGGAACGCCCCGGCGCCCGGTCAGGATCTGGACAAAGCTAAGTTTTTCAACAGTACAGGGCTAAAACGATGGGTTGGCGAGGGACGCCCCAAACGCCCGACTTCACAcagcgaggacgaggaaaGCCTAC
It contains:
- a CDS encoding histone acetyltransferase GCN5, with protein sequence MSDENGKRKAEEEPSSPTPSKRIKQDDSAEPPEKKPDIKRIPFPEKPAVIEERNGEIEFRVVNNDNEREALIILTGLKCIFQKQLPKMPKDYIARLVYDRTHLSIAIVKKPLEVVGGITYRPFKGRRFAEIVFCAISSDQQVKGYGAHLMSHLKDYVKATSDVMHFLTYADNYAIGYFKKQGFTKEITLDKKVWMGYIKDYEGGTIMQCSMLPRIRYLEMGRMLLKQKECVQAKIRAYSKSHNIHAPPKEWKNGITEINPLDIPAIRASGWSPDMDELARQPRHGPNYNQLLHLLNDLQNHNSAWPFLVPVNRDDVADYYDVIKEPMDLSTMESKLEADQYLTPEDFIRDAKLVFDNCRKYNNESTPYAKSANKLEKFMWQQIKAIPEWSHLEPEK